The proteins below are encoded in one region of Pedococcus aerophilus:
- a CDS encoding DUF664 domain-containing protein has product MIDEQTYLRFCDEALVGMRDMVLELGDDLANTRPDLPGANTPYAILTHCLAVVARWASTVNLGEIVPRDRDAEFVAIGPVAALAADTDRTRVALRDWVARSHPRSAPANPTPGRQDWYATTQGGVLFHVYEELAQHRGHLELTRDVLLAAQSHPES; this is encoded by the coding sequence GTGATCGACGAGCAGACCTACCTGCGGTTCTGCGACGAGGCCCTGGTCGGGATGCGCGACATGGTCCTGGAGCTCGGCGACGACCTCGCGAACACGCGACCGGACCTCCCCGGGGCCAACACGCCCTACGCCATCCTGACCCACTGCCTGGCCGTCGTCGCGCGCTGGGCCTCCACGGTCAACCTCGGCGAGATCGTCCCGCGGGACCGCGACGCGGAGTTCGTGGCGATCGGCCCGGTCGCCGCCCTGGCCGCCGACACCGACCGCACGCGCGTGGCGTTGCGGGACTGGGTGGCCCGATCCCACCCGCGATCGGCTCCGGCCAACCCGACGCCGGGTCGCCAGGACTGGTACGCCACCACCCAGGGTGGCGTGCTCTTCCACGTCTACGAGGAGCTCGCCCAGCACCGCGGTCACCTGGAGCTCACCCGCGACGTCCTGCTCGCGGCGCAGTCACACCCGGAGTCCTGA
- the ligA gene encoding NAD-dependent DNA ligase LigA — translation MTFVSEIVSSSVPDQARHEWTELAEQASAAQFAYHVKDAPTISDGEYDALIRRLTDLEEEHPELRSPESPTQQVGGAVFSTDFQAVDHLERMLSLDNCFSPEELAAWAARVTRDSGTTDFHYLCELKIDGLAVNLLYEKGRLVRALTRGDGRTGEDVTHNVRTIDGIPHQLAGSDHPARVEIRGEVFFPIEGFADLNASLVEAGKPPFANPRNSAAGSLRQKDPRVTASRPLHMLVHGIGFREGLDLTRQSQAYELLREWGLPISSHFKVVDTIEEVQAFVEHFGEHRHSVEHELDGIVVKVDEVSVQRQLGSTSRAPRWAIAYKYPPEEVNTKLLDIQVGVGRTGRVTPFGVMEPVLVAGSTVERATLHNADEVRRKGVLIGDTVVLRKAGDVIPEILGPVVELRDGSEREFVMPTHCPSCGTALKPEKEGDKDIRCPNARTCPHQLRERLNGLAGRGAFDIESLGWEGSIALLEFGVLEDESGLFSLGEKEIAQVPLFTRAAKKTDPEDEVVDGRVLSANGRRLVENLQQVKDQPLWRVIVALSIRHVGPTAARALAQHFASMDKIRAASLEELAAVEGVGGVIAEAVREWFDAPGNDWHVRIVDRWAADGVRMEDERDESVEQTLAGLTIVVTGSLEGFSRDEAKEAILSRGGKASGSVSKKTDYVVVGENAGSKEEKARELGRPILDEAGFRRLIEDGPAPEAAEGPSGATSSDDETSEDA, via the coding sequence ATGACCTTCGTGAGTGAGATCGTCTCGAGCAGCGTCCCCGACCAGGCCCGCCACGAGTGGACCGAGCTCGCCGAGCAGGCGAGTGCGGCGCAGTTCGCGTACCACGTGAAGGACGCGCCGACGATCAGCGACGGCGAGTACGACGCCCTGATCCGCCGGCTCACCGACCTCGAGGAGGAGCACCCCGAGCTCCGCAGCCCCGAGAGCCCGACCCAGCAGGTGGGGGGAGCGGTGTTCAGCACCGACTTCCAGGCCGTCGACCACCTCGAGCGGATGCTGTCGCTCGACAACTGCTTCTCTCCGGAGGAGCTGGCGGCGTGGGCCGCGCGGGTGACGCGTGACTCCGGGACCACCGACTTCCACTACCTGTGCGAGCTCAAGATCGACGGCCTCGCCGTGAACCTCCTCTACGAGAAGGGCCGCCTGGTACGCGCCCTGACCCGTGGTGACGGCCGCACGGGTGAGGACGTGACCCACAACGTGCGGACGATCGACGGCATACCCCACCAGCTGGCCGGCAGCGACCACCCGGCGCGCGTCGAGATCCGCGGTGAGGTGTTCTTCCCGATCGAGGGGTTCGCCGACCTCAACGCCTCGCTCGTCGAGGCGGGCAAGCCGCCGTTCGCCAACCCGCGCAACTCGGCAGCAGGGTCGTTGCGGCAGAAGGACCCCCGTGTCACGGCGAGCCGTCCGCTGCACATGCTCGTCCACGGCATCGGGTTCCGCGAGGGCCTCGACCTGACCCGGCAGTCCCAGGCCTACGAGCTGCTGCGCGAGTGGGGGCTGCCGATCTCGAGCCACTTCAAGGTCGTCGACACGATCGAGGAGGTGCAGGCGTTCGTCGAGCACTTCGGTGAGCACCGGCACAGCGTCGAGCACGAGCTCGACGGCATCGTCGTCAAGGTCGACGAGGTGAGCGTCCAGCGCCAGCTGGGGTCGACGTCACGCGCCCCGCGCTGGGCGATCGCGTACAAGTACCCGCCTGAGGAGGTCAACACCAAGCTGCTCGACATCCAGGTCGGGGTCGGGCGGACTGGTCGCGTGACGCCGTTCGGGGTGATGGAGCCGGTCCTCGTCGCCGGGTCCACGGTCGAGCGCGCGACCCTGCACAACGCTGACGAGGTGCGCCGCAAGGGCGTCCTCATCGGCGACACCGTCGTGCTGCGCAAAGCCGGTGACGTGATCCCCGAGATCCTCGGCCCGGTGGTCGAGCTCCGTGACGGCAGCGAGCGCGAGTTCGTCATGCCGACGCACTGCCCGTCGTGCGGCACCGCGCTCAAGCCCGAGAAGGAGGGGGACAAGGACATCCGCTGCCCCAACGCCCGCACCTGTCCCCACCAGCTGCGCGAGCGGCTCAACGGGCTGGCCGGGCGGGGGGCGTTCGACATCGAGTCGCTGGGCTGGGAGGGCTCGATCGCGCTGCTGGAGTTCGGCGTGCTCGAGGACGAGTCCGGGCTGTTCTCGTTGGGGGAGAAGGAGATCGCCCAGGTTCCGCTCTTCACCCGTGCAGCGAAGAAGACGGACCCGGAGGACGAGGTCGTCGACGGGCGCGTCCTGTCCGCCAACGGCAGGCGTCTGGTCGAGAACCTCCAGCAGGTCAAGGACCAGCCCTTGTGGCGGGTCATCGTCGCGCTGTCGATCCGCCACGTCGGTCCCACCGCGGCCCGGGCGCTGGCCCAGCACTTCGCCTCGATGGACAAGATCCGGGCGGCCAGCCTCGAGGAGCTCGCCGCCGTCGAGGGTGTCGGCGGCGTGATCGCGGAGGCGGTGCGCGAGTGGTTCGACGCCCCGGGCAACGACTGGCACGTCCGCATCGTCGACCGCTGGGCGGCCGACGGGGTGCGCATGGAGGACGAGCGCGACGAGTCGGTCGAGCAGACCCTCGCCGGACTCACCATCGTCGTCACCGGGTCGCTCGAGGGGTTCTCCCGCGACGAGGCCAAGGAGGCGATCTTGTCCCGCGGCGGCAAGGCCTCCGGCTCGGTGTCGAAGAAGACCGACTACGTCGTCGTGGGGGAGAACGCCGGGTCCAAGGAGGAGAAGGCCCGCGAGCTCGGCCGACCCATCCTCGACGAGGCCGGGTTCCGCCGGCTGATCGAGGACGGCCCCGCACCCGAGGCTGCCGAGGGCCCGTCGGGGGCCACGTCCTCCGACGACGAGACGTCCGAGGACGCCTGA
- a CDS encoding long-chain fatty acid--CoA ligase, with the protein MTNLATNLVTTAQKTPDQAAIKFRGNDLSYAHLHAMAAKVAGSLRAAGVEPGDRVAIILPNVPAFPVVFFGSLLAGAVVVPMNPLLKSGEIDFFFSNSGAKVAFVWPDFVAEATEGAKNSGTRIVQCGPLGPDEGSIEDGKPIAEPTERDDDDTAIVLYTSGTTGRPKGAELTHKNIHLNAYRSAVDIQETTGDDVVMGCLPLFHVFGLVVGLNAAVIAGAALALIPRFDPAEAIKVINDEKVTIMMGVPTMYAAILNHPDSDAMDATSLRTCCSGGSAMPHEVMKAFEDKFGCVILEGYGLSETSPVASFNMPTRERKPGTIGVAIPGCEMKLVDLDGNDVPPGDGVGEIAIRGDNVMKGYWRNPEATAEAIPDGWFRTGDLATVDDEGYFTIVDRKKDMILRGGMNVYPREVEEVLYEHPDVLEAAVVAVPDDLLGEDVGAAVALKPGATATLEDVQEFVKSKIAAYKYPRHIWAVDELPKGATGKILRREVHKPSA; encoded by the coding sequence ATGACGAACCTCGCGACCAACCTGGTCACCACGGCACAGAAGACGCCCGACCAGGCAGCCATCAAGTTCAGGGGCAACGACCTGAGCTACGCCCACCTGCACGCCATGGCGGCCAAGGTGGCCGGGTCGCTGCGGGCTGCGGGCGTGGAGCCGGGAGACCGGGTGGCGATCATCCTGCCCAACGTCCCGGCGTTCCCCGTCGTGTTCTTCGGCTCGCTGCTCGCCGGCGCCGTCGTCGTGCCGATGAACCCGCTGCTCAAGTCGGGCGAGATCGACTTCTTCTTCAGCAACTCCGGCGCGAAGGTGGCGTTCGTCTGGCCGGACTTCGTCGCCGAGGCGACCGAAGGGGCCAAGAACTCCGGCACCCGGATCGTGCAGTGCGGGCCGCTCGGCCCCGACGAGGGCTCGATCGAGGACGGCAAGCCGATCGCCGAGCCGACCGAGCGCGACGACGACGACACCGCGATCGTCCTCTACACCTCCGGCACCACCGGTCGCCCCAAGGGCGCCGAGCTCACGCACAAGAACATCCACCTCAACGCCTACCGCAGCGCCGTCGACATCCAGGAGACGACCGGCGACGACGTGGTGATGGGGTGCCTGCCGCTGTTCCACGTGTTCGGGCTGGTGGTCGGGCTCAACGCGGCGGTGATCGCCGGAGCCGCGCTCGCGCTCATCCCGCGCTTCGACCCCGCAGAGGCCATCAAGGTCATCAACGACGAGAAGGTCACGATCATGATGGGCGTGCCCACCATGTATGCCGCCATCCTCAACCACCCGGACTCGGACGCCATGGACGCGACATCGCTGCGGACCTGCTGCTCGGGAGGCTCGGCGATGCCACACGAGGTGATGAAGGCCTTCGAGGACAAGTTCGGCTGCGTCATCCTCGAGGGATACGGGCTGTCCGAGACCTCCCCCGTCGCGTCGTTCAACATGCCGACCCGCGAGCGCAAGCCGGGCACCATCGGTGTCGCGATCCCCGGCTGCGAGATGAAGCTCGTGGACCTCGACGGCAACGACGTGCCGCCCGGCGACGGGGTCGGCGAGATCGCGATCCGCGGCGACAACGTCATGAAGGGCTACTGGCGCAACCCGGAGGCAACCGCCGAGGCGATCCCGGACGGCTGGTTCCGCACCGGCGACCTCGCCACCGTGGACGACGAGGGGTACTTCACCATCGTCGACCGCAAGAAGGACATGATCCTGCGCGGCGGCATGAACGTGTACCCGCGCGAGGTCGAGGAGGTGCTGTACGAGCACCCCGACGTGCTCGAGGCGGCTGTCGTGGCCGTGCCCGACGACCTGCTCGGCGAGGACGTCGGCGCGGCGGTGGCGCTCAAGCCCGGTGCCACGGCGACCCTGGAGGACGTGCAGGAGTTCGTGAAGTCGAAGATCGCCGCCTACAAGTACCCGCGGCACATCTGGGCCGTCGACGAGCTGCCCAAGGGAGCGACCGGCAAGATCCTCAGGCGCGAGGTGCACAAGCCCTCCGCCTGA